From the Iodobacter fluviatilis genome, one window contains:
- a CDS encoding DUF4297 family anti-phage-associated protein, with protein sequence MKDRSAVDTIRGYFYQFDLSILSILRLINPDDSIEIECTEDIDIRTATELTATQCKYYAKTEYNHSVIKEAVMYMLSHFKEVKGGLKPKVKYAIRGHYASGQHKLDGGIDVKFLKDNFLTYTDKGKKHLHHDELNLNDTDLGEFLTLLTVDIQAEELDVQYRAVIRELETAFNCKEFSAEFYFYSNALAIIRELSIQPAPADRTITKKAFLKKLDTSGVLFNEWFVQRKGKKAYLAALRKEYFTELNISPFERFFLIETKPQMYMRDDLKELIHILSEKWSKLSKRDPAPFCPYIYIHGISDDELLALKKDLHVEEFKFIDGHDYQNADFNVHSIMQKASHDNGVRAKILNSIRNLEETLSAITKTRKVFQFHFGQSYFESTNPSVGFVKIQVELFSDIKAII encoded by the coding sequence ATGAAAGATAGAAGTGCTGTTGACACTATTCGAGGATATTTCTACCAGTTTGATCTTTCAATCTTAAGTATATTGCGCCTTATAAACCCTGATGACTCTATAGAGATAGAGTGTACTGAAGACATTGATATTCGGACCGCGACTGAGTTGACTGCAACTCAGTGTAAGTATTACGCAAAAACTGAATACAACCATTCGGTAATTAAAGAAGCTGTGATGTATATGCTATCCCACTTTAAAGAAGTGAAGGGTGGATTAAAGCCTAAAGTTAAGTATGCCATCCGGGGTCATTATGCATCTGGGCAACACAAACTAGATGGAGGAATTGATGTTAAGTTCTTGAAAGATAATTTTCTAACTTATACAGATAAAGGGAAAAAGCACCTCCATCATGATGAACTAAACCTTAACGACACCGACTTGGGCGAATTCCTAACTCTGCTGACAGTGGATATTCAAGCGGAGGAGCTGGACGTTCAATATAGAGCGGTTATTCGGGAGTTAGAAACTGCATTTAATTGTAAGGAGTTCTCCGCCGAATTTTATTTCTATAGCAATGCACTTGCCATAATTCGAGAGCTCTCAATCCAGCCTGCCCCTGCAGATAGAACGATCACCAAAAAGGCGTTTTTAAAAAAATTAGATACGTCGGGAGTACTTTTCAACGAATGGTTTGTTCAGAGAAAAGGAAAGAAAGCTTACTTGGCCGCGCTCCGTAAAGAGTACTTTACAGAACTTAATATCTCCCCCTTTGAGCGTTTCTTTCTCATAGAAACAAAGCCACAGATGTATATGCGTGATGATTTGAAAGAGCTCATTCATATACTTTCAGAAAAATGGTCGAAGCTATCCAAGCGTGACCCGGCACCTTTTTGTCCCTACATTTATATTCATGGCATTTCAGATGACGAATTGCTCGCACTTAAAAAAGATCTACATGTGGAAGAGTTTAAGTTTATCGACGGACACGATTACCAAAATGCAGACTTCAATGTGCATTCAATAATGCAGAAGGCTTCTCATGATAATGGCGTGAGGGCCAAAATTTTAAATTCAATACGCAATCTAGAGGAAACCCTAAGTGCTATCACAAAGACTAGAAAAGTTTTCCAATTCCATTTTGGCCAAAGCTACTTCGAGTCAACTAATCCATCTGTAGGCTTTGTGAAGATCCAAGTGGAACTATTTTCCGACATTAAAGCAATAATCTAA
- a CDS encoding IS3 family transposase (programmed frameshift): protein MKAARYSDSQIIAILKQAEAGSTVPDLCREHGMSSASFYKWRAKFGGMDVSMMTRMKELEDENKRLKKMYIEAQMQADIIKEALFKKVVKPSQRREMAHWAVETKALSIRAACTSFSISTTCYRYIRKLDVENAKIADSLVQLTEEHKNWGFGLCFLHLRNVKKKHWNHKRVYRIYCDLELNLRIKPKKRLERETPEPLAVPAAKNETWSMDFMHDQLADGRSIRLFNVIDDFNREGLGIEVDFSLPAERVIRSLNQIIEWRGKPKRIRSDDGPEYISHILKNWAEQQSIELAYIQPGNPQQNAYIERYNRTVRYEWLACDDFESLAEVQETATQWLWSYNNERPHMGLGGITPKQKLALHA from the exons ATGAAAGCAGCACGCTATTCCGACAGCCAGATTATAGCGATTTTAAAGCAAGCCGAAGCCGGTTCAACCGTCCCCGATTTGTGCCGCGAGCACGGCATGAGCTCTGCCTCTTTTTATAAGTGGCGCGCCAAGTTTGGCGGCATGGACGTTTCCATGATGACGCGGATGAAAGAGCTGGAGGACGAAAACAAGCGCCTTAAAAAGATGTATATCGAAGCCCAAATGCAGGCAGACATCATCAAGGAAGCCCTAT TCAAAAAAGTGGTGAAGCCATCTCAGCGTCGCGAGATGGCTCACTGGGCCGTTGAAACCAAGGCATTGTCTATTCGTGCGGCTTGCACCAGCTTTTCAATTAGTACGACTTGCTATCGCTATATTCGTAAGTTGGATGTCGAAAACGCCAAAATCGCCGATTCTCTGGTTCAGCTCACAGAGGAACACAAAAACTGGGGCTTTGGTCTCTGTTTTTTGCATCTGCGCAACGTCAAGAAAAAGCACTGGAATCATAAGCGGGTCTACAGGATTTACTGCGATTTAGAGTTAAACCTGCGGATTAAGCCTAAAAAGCGCTTAGAACGCGAAACGCCAGAGCCATTAGCAGTGCCAGCAGCAAAAAATGAAACGTGGTCGATGGATTTTATGCACGATCAATTGGCCGATGGCCGTAGCATTCGCTTATTCAATGTGATTGATGATTTTAATCGGGAAGGATTGGGCATTGAAGTCGATTTCTCTTTGCCAGCAGAACGCGTCATACGCAGCCTGAATCAAATTATTGAATGGCGTGGTAAACCCAAACGAATCAGGTCCGATGATGGCCCTGAATACATTAGTCACATATTAAAAAATTGGGCAGAACAACAATCGATTGAATTGGCCTATATTCAGCCCGGCAACCCGCAGCAAAATGCATATATCGAGCGTTATAATCGAACTGTGCGTTATGAATGGCTGGCTTGCGATGATTTTGAAAGTCTTGCTGAAGTGCAAGAAACTGCAACGCAATGGCTTTGGAGTTACAATAACGAACGCCCACATATGGGATTGGGTGGCATCACCCCAAAACAGAAACTGGCATTACATGCCTAG
- a CDS encoding ATP-binding protein, translating into MNEQELQRLQKRNQRERLARKEAEALLEAKSLDLYTANQTLQRLADQLEARVAQRTEQLEAALDASQAATRAKSSFLAIMGHEIRTPLNGILGIAQLLEHSPLNEDQASMLATLSRCGDSLLTLINEILDYSKLEASQMALEATPVNLPELLQDIVKLYHPVASKKQLSLTLEINSNVEQWIKSDPLRLRQILQNLLGNAIKFTDHGYVSIHAEQSEQTLTLKISDSGIGIRQEQLTTLFKPFSQADSSITRQYGGTGLGLAIVSRIIELMGGEIQLTSEYGSGSVFIIHLPLLSSDRTTLAQPSKAAPTQLPPDLHVLIAEDNAVNQFVAQRCIEQAGARATVVDNGEAALQILKIIRFPVVLMDLSMPILDGLSACRAIRAQPECYGQPWIIALTANSLIDDRTACLEAGMDDFIAKPFNFEQIQAAISRAITPQPSAKK; encoded by the coding sequence ATGAATGAGCAAGAACTTCAGCGGCTACAAAAACGCAACCAAAGAGAAAGATTGGCCCGCAAAGAGGCCGAAGCGTTGCTCGAAGCCAAAAGTCTGGATCTGTACACCGCCAACCAAACCCTGCAAAGGCTAGCCGATCAGCTGGAAGCACGAGTTGCACAAAGAACAGAACAGCTTGAAGCCGCCCTTGATGCCAGCCAGGCCGCCACACGAGCCAAAAGCAGCTTTTTGGCCATTATGGGCCACGAAATTCGCACGCCGCTGAATGGCATATTGGGCATTGCCCAATTATTGGAACACAGCCCGCTAAACGAAGACCAAGCCAGTATGCTGGCCACACTCAGCCGCTGCGGTGATTCCCTTTTAACGCTGATCAACGAAATTCTGGATTACTCCAAGCTTGAAGCCAGCCAAATGGCGCTGGAAGCCACCCCGGTAAACCTGCCAGAATTACTGCAAGATATCGTCAAGCTTTACCACCCTGTCGCCAGCAAAAAACAACTGTCGCTAACATTAGAAATCAACAGCAATGTAGAACAGTGGATTAAAAGTGACCCACTGCGCCTGAGGCAAATTTTACAAAACCTCTTAGGCAACGCCATTAAATTTACCGACCATGGCTACGTTTCCATCCATGCAGAGCAATCGGAACAAACGCTGACGCTTAAAATCAGCGATAGTGGCATAGGCATCCGGCAAGAACAGCTCACCACATTATTTAAGCCCTTCTCACAAGCAGACAGCTCAATTACCCGCCAATACGGAGGCACCGGCCTAGGGCTGGCCATAGTCTCGCGTATCATCGAGCTGATGGGGGGCGAGATTCAGCTTACAAGCGAGTACGGATCGGGCAGCGTTTTTATAATTCATTTGCCACTGCTAAGCAGCGATCGCACCACACTTGCCCAGCCTAGCAAAGCCGCCCCCACCCAACTCCCCCCTGATTTACATGTGCTCATTGCCGAAGACAACGCCGTCAACCAATTTGTAGCTCAGCGCTGTATTGAGCAAGCCGGTGCACGTGCCACCGTGGTAGACAACGGCGAAGCAGCACTGCAGATACTAAAAATCATTCGTTTCCCGGTTGTGCTGATGGATTTATCCATGCCCATTCTGGACGGACTAAGCGCCTGCCGCGCCATACGCGCCCAACCAGAATGCTACGGCCAGCCGTGGATCATTGCCCTTACCGCAAACTCACTCATCGATGATCGCACTGCCTGCCTTGAAGCCGGCATGGATGATTTCATCGCAAAACCATTTAATTTTGAACAAATTCAAGCCGCTATCAGCAGAGCCATCACCCCGCAGCCAAGTGCAAAAAAATAA
- a CDS encoding heme NO-binding domain-containing protein, giving the protein MKGIIFTEFLELVEQTWGDAMADQLLDETDLPSGGIYTAVGTYQHSEIISLVNALSEKSQLPVAKLLQIFGEHLFGRFVALYPSFFTHVEDPLDFLQGIEQIIHAEVRKLYPDAELPHFSAERLSPNALTLKYDSPRKMGDFAQGLLTGCIRYFGQPITLATENHADYDLFKLSRHE; this is encoded by the coding sequence ATGAAAGGCATTATTTTTACTGAGTTTTTAGAGCTGGTTGAACAAACCTGGGGCGATGCAATGGCAGATCAGTTGCTGGATGAAACTGATTTGCCATCCGGCGGTATTTATACGGCGGTGGGCACTTATCAACACAGCGAAATCATCAGCCTAGTTAACGCATTGAGTGAAAAATCCCAGCTCCCCGTTGCTAAGCTCTTACAAATTTTTGGTGAACATCTTTTTGGCCGGTTTGTAGCGCTCTACCCCTCTTTTTTTACCCATGTGGAAGATCCATTAGATTTTTTACAAGGCATAGAGCAAATTATTCATGCCGAAGTGCGCAAACTTTACCCCGATGCCGAATTACCCCACTTTAGCGCCGAGCGCTTAAGCCCCAACGCCCTCACCCTCAAATATGATTCACCCCGCAAAATGGGCGACTTTGCACAAGGCCTGCTTACAGGCTGTATCCGCTATTTTGGCCAGCCCATTACTCTAGCCACAGAAAATCACGCTGATTACGACCTTTTTAAATTAAGCCGCCATGAATGA
- a CDS encoding class I SAM-dependent methyltransferase, with product MTNPQLPTPSDEALQASQALILHICQQIKESGGWISFADYMRMALYTPGLGYYSGGAAKFGGAGDFVTAPEISPLFGTCIANTLAHALQECGGDVLEIGAGTGQLAAQILLELERLEALPSEYYILELSGELRERQRKTLQTLVPHLAHKAKWLDELPKQFVGVMVGNEVLDAMPCELVRFDGYNWLQCGVVENDNDLAFEHRSIEDLRLEVACEPFPHIPQYTTEIQLEAQGFIKSLAASLQFGMILLIDYGFPAAEFYHPERSMGTLIGHYRHHSIHDPFFLPGLTDITCHIDFSAIYNAADQAGLSLEGYTSQASYLIDAGILNRAAQMEVGSVEYLRMSTALQKLTSNAEMGELFKVIAFSKELQGKTAPGLGGRDRSGEL from the coding sequence ATGACTAATCCGCAACTCCCAACGCCATCTGATGAGGCGCTGCAAGCCAGCCAGGCCTTAATCTTACATATTTGCCAACAGATTAAGGAATCAGGAGGCTGGATTTCTTTTGCCGACTATATGCGTATGGCGCTGTACACGCCTGGCCTTGGCTATTACAGCGGCGGCGCGGCTAAATTTGGCGGAGCGGGCGATTTTGTTACCGCTCCGGAAATATCGCCGCTGTTTGGTACCTGCATCGCCAATACACTGGCGCATGCTTTACAAGAGTGTGGTGGTGATGTTTTAGAAATTGGCGCGGGTACCGGCCAGCTTGCCGCGCAAATCTTACTGGAATTAGAGCGCCTTGAAGCCTTACCCAGCGAATACTATATTCTGGAGCTATCAGGTGAATTACGCGAGCGCCAGCGCAAAACACTACAAACCCTTGTGCCGCATCTGGCCCACAAGGCCAAATGGCTGGATGAGCTGCCCAAGCAGTTTGTCGGCGTCATGGTCGGCAATGAAGTGCTCGATGCAATGCCTTGCGAGCTGGTGCGCTTTGACGGCTATAACTGGCTGCAATGCGGTGTGGTTGAAAATGACAATGATCTGGCGTTTGAGCATCGCAGCATCGAAGATTTGCGCCTGGAAGTCGCATGCGAGCCCTTCCCGCATATCCCACAGTACACCACCGAGATTCAACTGGAAGCGCAGGGTTTTATTAAATCGCTGGCCGCAAGCCTGCAATTTGGCATGATTTTGCTGATTGATTATGGCTTTCCGGCTGCCGAGTTTTATCACCCAGAGCGCAGTATGGGCACGCTGATTGGCCACTACCGCCATCACAGCATTCACGATCCTTTCTTTTTACCCGGCCTAACAGACATCACCTGCCACATTGATTTCTCTGCTATTTATAATGCCGCCGATCAGGCGGGCCTGAGCCTTGAAGGCTACACCTCGCAAGCCAGCTATCTGATTGATGCAGGCATTTTAAACCGGGCCGCGCAAATGGAAGTTGGCTCTGTGGAATACCTAAGAATGTCGACGGCCTTACAAAAACTAACCAGCAATGCCGAAATGGGCGAGCTGTTTAAAGTGATCGCTTTCTCTAAAGAACTACAGGGCAAAACAGCGCCGGGGCTGGGTGGGCGAGACCGCTCGGGCGAGCTTTAA
- a CDS encoding pteridine reductase, translating to MQHKVVLITGGAKRVGAGLARYLHARGWNVLLHYRSSVMAAKQLADELNATRPASVALVQLDLLDTTRLPELVSAAISVFGRLDAVVNNASSFFPTPIGEFSEMAWLDLLGSNLKAPLFLAQAAASELRKTGGVIVSITDIHADRPYKNHTIYTIAKAGLVAMTKSLARDLAPDVRVNAVAPGANIWPEGESVFDDAERERIIDTIPLARNGSPEDLAQAIHFLLDAPYLTGVILPVDGGRSVVL from the coding sequence ATGCAACACAAAGTCGTATTAATTACCGGCGGAGCCAAAAGGGTGGGGGCGGGGCTGGCCCGGTATCTGCACGCCCGTGGCTGGAACGTGCTGCTGCACTATCGTTCTTCTGTTATGGCGGCAAAGCAGCTGGCCGATGAGCTGAATGCCACTCGCCCGGCATCGGTTGCGCTGGTGCAATTAGATTTACTGGATACTACGCGCTTGCCAGAATTGGTATCTGCTGCGATTAGCGTATTTGGCCGCTTAGATGCGGTGGTCAATAACGCTTCATCTTTTTTTCCAACACCGATTGGTGAATTCAGCGAAATGGCATGGTTGGATTTGCTGGGATCTAATTTAAAGGCCCCCTTGTTTTTAGCGCAGGCCGCTGCCAGCGAGCTTAGAAAAACGGGCGGGGTGATTGTCTCAATCACCGATATCCACGCCGATCGTCCTTATAAAAACCACACTATCTATACCATTGCCAAGGCGGGCCTTGTGGCGATGACCAAGTCTTTAGCCAGAGACTTGGCTCCCGATGTACGCGTGAATGCTGTCGCCCCTGGTGCAAATATCTGGCCGGAGGGGGAGTCTGTGTTTGATGATGCCGAGCGTGAGCGCATCATCGATACCATTCCTCTGGCCCGCAACGGCAGCCCCGAAGATCTGGCTCAGGCGATTCACTTTTTGCTGGATGCGCCTTATTTAACCGGCGTTATCCTGCCGGTGGATGGCGGAAGGAGCGTGGTGTTGTAA
- a CDS encoding LysR substrate-binding domain-containing protein, whose protein sequence is MRKLGERKQCLVASPALLAEKGMPEVAADLSAWPSLALGVPQQEFIWCLLGPDGAKAEIHHRPKLICNDMMALRNAAQAGIGIVQLPIMMMREQLAEGSLIPLLPGWAPRQEIIHAVFPSRRGLLPSVRALIDHLTQCFALLNED, encoded by the coding sequence ATGCGTAAATTGGGTGAGCGTAAACAGTGCTTAGTAGCCAGCCCTGCACTGCTGGCTGAAAAAGGGATGCCCGAGGTTGCCGCAGACTTATCAGCCTGGCCCAGCCTCGCCTTAGGTGTGCCACAGCAAGAATTTATCTGGTGCTTATTGGGGCCAGATGGCGCAAAAGCCGAAATTCATCACCGCCCCAAGCTGATTTGCAACGATATGATGGCCTTAAGAAACGCCGCACAAGCAGGCATTGGCATTGTGCAACTGCCCATCATGATGATGCGTGAACAACTGGCAGAGGGCTCATTAATACCGCTGCTCCCCGGCTGGGCCCCAAGGCAGGAAATCATTCATGCGGTGTTTCCATCCCGACGCGGATTACTGCCATCAGTCCGCGCTTTGATTGATCACCTGACGCAGTGTTTTGCCCTGCTGAACGAAGATTAG
- a CDS encoding LysR family transcriptional regulator, with translation MQDLNDLYYYVQAVDHGGFAPAGRALSIPKSKLSRRIAMLEERLGVRLIQRSTRQFSVTELGQTYYEHCKAMLVEAEAAQDVIEQTQTEPCGVVRMSCPIALLQVTVGPMIADFMAQHRRVTVQLEATNRRVDLIEEGIDLAIRVLPPPSGIVIW, from the coding sequence ATGCAGGATTTAAATGACCTTTACTACTATGTGCAGGCTGTAGATCATGGTGGCTTTGCCCCTGCCGGGCGGGCACTCAGCATTCCCAAATCCAAATTAAGCAGGCGGATTGCCATGCTTGAGGAGCGATTAGGAGTAAGGCTAATTCAGCGCTCCACACGGCAATTTTCTGTAACCGAGCTGGGTCAGACTTACTATGAGCACTGCAAAGCCATGCTGGTAGAGGCAGAAGCGGCGCAAGACGTGATTGAGCAAACACAGACCGAGCCATGCGGTGTCGTGCGGATGAGCTGCCCCATTGCCCTGCTGCAAGTGACCGTTGGCCCGATGATTGCAGACTTTATGGCTCAACACCGCCGCGTGACTGTGCAATTAGAAGCTACCAATCGCCGGGTCGATCTCATCGAAGAAGGCATTGATTTAGCCATCCGGGTGCTACCGCCCCCATCAGGAATAGTGATCTGGTGA
- a CDS encoding pirin family protein: protein MKKILGLYSAPRQHWVGNGFPVRSMFSYSNHGKHLSPFLLLDYAGPAEFPASAKPAGVGQHPHRGFETVTIVYKGEVAHRDSTGNGGVIGPGDVQWMTAGSGILHDEFHSEAFTRSGGVLEMVQLWVNLPAKDKMTDPGYQAIVNQQIPTLALPDAAGTMRVIAGQYDGKTGPARTFTAMNVLDLRLNQGGISDLAIPEGWNAGLFVLHGSISVNGNTVANEAEMVLLDREGSSVAIEANSDAVVLLLSGEPIDEAVVGHGPFVMNTQEEIIQAMADFNSGKFGQMPV from the coding sequence ATGAAAAAGATTCTCGGCCTCTACAGCGCACCCCGTCAGCATTGGGTTGGTAATGGTTTTCCTGTGCGCTCTATGTTTTCTTATTCAAATCATGGCAAACATTTAAGCCCATTTTTACTCCTGGATTACGCTGGGCCAGCGGAGTTTCCTGCATCAGCCAAGCCTGCTGGTGTGGGTCAGCATCCGCACCGTGGTTTTGAAACGGTGACGATTGTTTATAAAGGCGAAGTGGCGCATCGGGATTCCACAGGCAATGGCGGCGTGATTGGCCCGGGTGATGTGCAATGGATGACCGCTGGCTCGGGTATTTTGCATGACGAGTTTCATTCTGAAGCGTTTACCCGCTCGGGCGGCGTATTGGAGATGGTTCAGCTTTGGGTCAATCTGCCTGCCAAAGACAAAATGACTGATCCGGGCTATCAAGCCATCGTTAATCAGCAGATTCCAACGCTTGCCTTGCCAGATGCAGCAGGCACGATGCGTGTGATTGCAGGCCAGTACGATGGAAAAACCGGCCCTGCTCGCACTTTTACCGCGATGAATGTCTTGGATTTACGCCTGAATCAGGGGGGCATCAGTGATTTGGCGATCCCAGAGGGCTGGAACGCGGGGCTCTTTGTGTTGCACGGCTCGATATCGGTCAATGGCAATACCGTGGCTAATGAAGCAGAAATGGTGCTGCTAGATCGTGAGGGGAGCAGCGTGGCGATCGAGGCCAATAGCGATGCCGTGGTGCTGTTGTTAAGTGGTGAGCCGATTGATGAGGCTGTCGTCGGGCACGGGCCGTTTGTGATGAATACACAGGAAGAAATCATTCAGGCCATGGCTGACTTCAATAGCGGCAAGTTTGGGCAAATGCCTGTTTAA
- the ycaC gene encoding isochorismate family cysteine hydrolase YcaC → MSTSYARLDKDQVAVLLIDHQAGLLSLVRDIDPDKFKNNVLALADLAKYFKLPTILTTSFEDGPNGPLVPELKEIFPDAPYIARPGQINAWDNEDFVTAVKATGKKQLLIAGVVTEVCVAFPVLSALAEGYEVFVVADASGTFNDITRQAAWDRMSAAGAQLTTWFGVAGELHRDWRNDIDGLGALFSKHIPDYRNLISSYSKAAAAK, encoded by the coding sequence ATGAGTACATCTTACGCACGCCTAGATAAAGACCAAGTTGCCGTTCTTTTGATCGATCATCAAGCAGGATTATTGTCTTTGGTGCGCGATATTGATCCGGATAAATTTAAAAATAATGTGCTGGCTTTGGCTGATCTGGCTAAGTATTTTAAGCTGCCAACTATCTTAACCACGAGCTTTGAAGATGGCCCTAATGGCCCGCTTGTTCCTGAGCTAAAAGAGATTTTTCCTGATGCGCCTTATATTGCCCGCCCCGGCCAGATTAACGCTTGGGATAACGAAGATTTTGTTACGGCGGTTAAGGCTACGGGCAAGAAGCAGTTGTTGATTGCAGGAGTTGTAACCGAGGTTTGCGTTGCATTCCCCGTGTTATCCGCCTTGGCTGAGGGTTATGAGGTGTTTGTTGTGGCAGATGCGTCTGGCACATTTAACGATATTACCCGTCAGGCGGCTTGGGATAGGATGTCTGCAGCAGGAGCGCAACTCACTACATGGTTTGGCGTGGCAGGTGAGCTACACCGTGACTGGCGTAATGATATTGATGGCTTGGGTGCTTTGTTCTCCAAGCATATTCCTGATTATCGTAATTTGATTTCAAGCTATAGCAAGGCTGCTGCAGCTAAGTAA
- a CDS encoding OsmC family protein, translating into MDSLIAVTAKTGSTPYTISVSDELGHHWLADEPVQMGGANAGPSPVHLLLSSLGSCTAITLQMYAERKQWPLADVHVELQFNPDGKPAPQHSVISRKITLTGDLSAEQRGQLLKIANACPIHKLLTGTIEISSSLSE; encoded by the coding sequence ATGGATAGCTTGATCGCAGTTACGGCCAAGACGGGGAGTACGCCGTACACCATTTCAGTTTCAGACGAGTTGGGCCATCACTGGTTGGCAGATGAGCCTGTTCAAATGGGCGGGGCTAATGCCGGGCCTTCGCCGGTTCATCTGCTTTTGTCTAGCCTAGGTTCTTGTACTGCAATTACTTTGCAAATGTATGCCGAACGTAAGCAGTGGCCGCTTGCTGACGTGCATGTTGAGCTGCAGTTTAATCCTGATGGCAAGCCTGCTCCACAGCATAGTGTGATCAGCCGCAAGATCACCCTGACGGGGGATTTAAGTGCAGAGCAGCGTGGGCAATTGCTAAAAATCGCTAATGCCTGCCCGATACACAAATTGCTAACAGGCACGATTGAAATAAGCAGCAGCTTGAGCGAGTAA
- a CDS encoding tyrosine-type recombinase/integrase, with amino-acid sequence MVSALHFDVLVYICSVLLIGRYVLQIIRLKKYQFHNKSFVAIVDDCDCPLDPFVSAYLSTLASQSFNTQLRKAVELTFVLKQFASKCIDLPTRMASGQFVSEKEYLQFYDASCLQKDAIDSNVVSLRQISDKTLRNIISANQKCMAKVSNETLQGRVRRFREYCTWLFEHFHDLHRVDEVVSNRFHRLTSKIKLDEEGLGRNRSQRVADPIESVIPDEVFARLLEMILPSSPNNPFTGSRIRNYLLVSVLYQTGIRRGALAKLKISDCHFSGSFDQISIYRSGGDPTDPRLDKPNQKTKAHLATISSVLMRQIKLYIDQVRANIPQQQPHDFIFISEKDSRGTLGQPISLKSINTIFQKLSDALQFYVHPHLLRHKWNEIFDKQGEALAIDPKLLEDIRKYAMGWSESSAMAQTYNDKRLAKKAKEISFAHQKKVDSQ; translated from the coding sequence ATGGTTTCTGCTTTACATTTCGATGTTCTTGTCTATATTTGCAGTGTGCTGCTTATTGGACGATATGTTTTGCAAATAATCCGACTTAAAAAATATCAATTTCATAACAAATCTTTTGTTGCGATCGTTGATGATTGCGACTGCCCGCTCGACCCCTTTGTCAGCGCCTATCTATCTACTCTGGCAAGTCAATCATTTAATACGCAACTTAGAAAAGCCGTTGAGCTGACCTTTGTTCTCAAACAATTTGCTTCCAAATGTATAGATCTGCCAACGAGAATGGCGTCTGGGCAGTTTGTTAGTGAGAAGGAATACTTGCAATTCTATGATGCGAGTTGTCTTCAGAAGGATGCAATAGACAGTAATGTGGTATCGCTTCGACAAATCAGCGATAAAACATTGCGAAATATAATCTCAGCAAATCAAAAATGCATGGCGAAGGTATCCAATGAAACTCTACAGGGTCGGGTTCGGAGGTTTCGCGAGTACTGCACATGGCTATTTGAGCATTTTCATGATTTACATCGCGTTGATGAAGTCGTTTCCAATCGTTTTCATAGGCTAACTTCGAAAATAAAATTAGATGAAGAAGGGCTAGGCAGGAATCGATCGCAGAGAGTTGCAGACCCCATTGAGTCGGTTATTCCCGACGAAGTCTTCGCGCGACTTTTGGAAATGATATTGCCATCATCTCCCAATAATCCGTTTACGGGATCAAGAATTAGAAACTATTTACTTGTTTCCGTCCTGTATCAGACCGGAATAAGGCGAGGTGCTTTGGCAAAACTGAAAATCTCGGATTGCCATTTCTCAGGCTCATTTGACCAAATATCTATTTACCGATCCGGGGGCGATCCAACAGATCCAAGACTTGATAAGCCAAATCAAAAAACAAAAGCACATCTGGCGACGATTTCCTCTGTCCTAATGCGGCAGATCAAGCTCTATATTGACCAAGTTCGCGCCAATATTCCCCAACAACAACCTCATGATTTTATTTTCATTAGTGAAAAAGATTCGCGTGGAACGCTGGGTCAGCCAATTTCATTGAAGTCGATCAACACAATTTTTCAGAAGCTTTCTGATGCTCTTCAGTTTTACGTTCATCCACATTTGTTACGGCACAAATGGAATGAAATCTTCGACAAGCAGGGGGAAGCTCTGGCAATAGACCCCAAATTGCTTGAAGACATCCGTAAATACGCGATGGGTTGGTCAGAATCATCAGCTATGGCTCAGACCTATAACGACAAACGGTTGGCGAAAAAAGCTAAAGAGATATCTTTTGCCCATCAAAAAAAGGTGGATAGCCAATGA